Proteins encoded by one window of Salvia splendens isolate huo1 chromosome 5, SspV2, whole genome shotgun sequence:
- the LOC121805300 gene encoding transcription initiation factor TFIID subunit 8-like — protein MLPNMSNGEGKDKFLSEKENPQAMRKNKKLGEDEFAQAIAKNVVAQVCESLGFQSFQQSALDNLADVAMRYIREIGKTASSYANLANRTQCNVFDVIQGLEHLGSVQGFSGASDVRHCLTRSSVVKDIIRYVSLADEVPFVYPIPAFPVVKERVLDLRVSQSEEIPRDEHIPSWLPMFPDPATYAELSSGNEKDSETEAVKIQQVEQQNRRAERSLLNLQQKFMCNGTEAGVVVEQGDAAKAQRAAENNPFLATPLQFGEKKVSLPTLPARIIDESMEYGYHQSHKIMENQVSVMEPSSQTNQAARNGPCEPEDRRMIPVNGRPNVQFKFGNVKKSLSMVTNPRNNNTGRTSPWFGDDHDGADDKKDRAEMILSENTEYPPEMSNV, from the coding sequence ATGTTGCCTAATATGAGCAATGGAGAGGGGAAAGATAAGTTCTTGAGTGAGAAAGAGAATCCGCAGGCAATGAGGAAGAATAAGAAGTTGGGGGAAGACGAATTTGCGCAGGCGATTGCCAAGAATGTGGTGGCGCAGGTTTGTGAAAGTTTAGGTTTTCAGAGCTTTCAGCAGTCTGCATTGGATAATCTGGCTGATGTGGCAATGAGGTATATTCGGGAAATAGGGAAAACTGCGTCTTCTTATGCTAATTTAGCAAATAGGACGCAGTGTAATGTCTTCGATGTGATCCAGGGGTTGGAGCATTTGGGCTCAGTTCAGGGATTTTCAGGTGCTTCTGATGTTAGGCATTGCCTTACAAGATCAAGCGTTGTTAAGGATATTATTCGATATGTTAGTCTAGCAGATGAAGTCCCATTTGTATATCCGATCCCTGCTTTTCCCGTTGTGAAAGAAAGGGTATTGGACCTTAGAGTTTCTCAGTCGGAGGAAATCCCCCGTGACGAACATATACCTTCCTGGTTGCCCATGTTTCCAGATCCTGCAACTTATGCAGAGTTAAGTTCTGGAAATGAGAAAGACTCAGAAACAGAGGCGGTTAAGATTCAGCAGGTTGAACAGCAGAACAGGAGGGCTGAGAGGTCTTTACTAAATTTGCAGCAGAAATTTATGTGTAATGGAACTGAAGCAGGAGTAGTTGTTGAACAAGGGGATGCTGCAAAGGCACAACGAGCAGCAGAAAACAATCCATTTCTTGCTACTCCTCTTCAATTCGGGGAAAAGAAGGTATCTTTGCCCACTCTGCCAGCTAGAATTATTGATGAATCTATGGAGTATGGTTATCATCAAAGTCACAAAATTATGGAAAACCAAGTCTCAGTTATGGAGCCATCTTCGCAAACCAATCAAGCTGCAAGGAATGGTCCTTGTGAACCCGAGGACAGGAGAATGATTCCTGTAAATGGGAGGCCCAATGTACAATTCAAGTTTGGGAATGTTAAGAAATCGTTAAGCATGGTAACAAACCCTCGAAACAACAACACGGGGAGAACTTCTCCTTGGTTTGGTGATGATCATGATGGAGCAGATGACAAGAAAGATAGGGCTGAGATGATCCTTTCGGAAAATACGGAGTATCCACCAGAAATGTCTAATGTGTAA